In the genome of Deltaproteobacteria bacterium, the window CAAGGAACTTGGCATTTTCGGGTCATGGGTGCGAGGGGAAGAGAAAAAGAAAAGTGATATTGATATCCTCGTGGAATTTGAAGAAATCCCGGACCTTCTCAAGTTTATCGAGCTGGAAAGGCGCCTACAAAGGCTTCTTGGCAAAAAGGTGGACGTAGTCCGGAAGGAAGCGATACGGCCGGTTATCAAAGAAGGCATACTCAGGGAGGTACG includes:
- a CDS encoding nucleotidyltransferase family protein is translated as MKKSLDEITKTLLKNKTGLFGEYKIKELGIFGSWVRGEEKKKSDIDILVEFEEIPDLLKFIELERRLQRLLGKKVDVVRKEAIRPVIKEGILREVRYI